In one Euwallacea fornicatus isolate EFF26 chromosome 33, ASM4011564v1, whole genome shotgun sequence genomic region, the following are encoded:
- the LOC136348444 gene encoding E3 ubiquitin-protein ligase ariadne-1-like has translation MDSEEETYDDVDSGNESSGDDVDFPMEVEVTGHREKQTDSDDYPYEVLSTEEIVQHMVDSIKDVNSVVEIPATTTRILLNHFRWDKEKLMERFYDGDQEQLFNEARVINPFKKLNITSRTKPPKKSANGTEECEICFMVLPSSHMTGLECGHRFCTHCWCEYLTTKIMEEGVGQTIACAAHGCDILVDDASVMRLVRDSKVRLKYQHLITNSFVECNRLLRWCPSPDCSNAIKVQYVEPHKVTCKCNHTFCFACGENWHDPVKCHLLKKWIKKCDDDSETSNWIAANTKECPRCNVTIEKDGGCNHMVCKNQNCKADFCWVCLGPWEPHGSSWYNCNRYDEDEAKAARDAQERSRSALQRYLFYCNRYMNHMASLKFEHKLYASVKEKMEEMQQHNMSWIEVQFLKRAVDILCQCRQTLMYTYVFAYYLQKNNQSVIFEDNQKDLESATETLSEYLERDITSENLADIKQKVQDKYRYCDSRRKVLLEHVHEGYEKEWWDYNE, from the exons ATGGATTCTGAAGAAGAAACCTACGACGACGTAGACTCAGGCAATGAATCCAGTGGGGATGATGTTGATTTTCCTATGGAGGTTGAAGTTACTGGACATCGAGAGAAACAAACTGACTCTGATGATTATCCTTATGAGGTCCTCAGTACAGAAGAAATTGTTCAACACATGGTAGATTCCATCAAGGATGTAAATTCTGTTGTTGAG ATACCTGCAACCACTACAAGGATTCTCCTCAATCATTTCCGATGGGACAAAGAAAAGTTAATGGAAAGATTCTATGATGGTGACCAAGAGCAGCTTTTTAATGAAGCCAGGGTTATTAATCCATTCAAGAAGTTGAATATTACATCTAGAACTAAG CCTCCAAAGAAAAGCGCCAATGGCACTGAAGAATGTGAAATCTGCTTCATGGTTTTACCTTCCTCT cACATGACAGGGCTAGAGTGTGGGCATCGTTTCTGCACTCATTGTTGGTGTGAATATCTAACAACTAAAATAATGGAGGAGGGGGTGGGTCAGACCATAGCTTGCGCCGCACATGGTTGTGATATTCTAGTTGACGATGCTAGCGTCATGAGATTGGTTCGTGACTCTAAAGTCCGCCTCAAATACCAGCATCTTATAACAAACAGTTTTGTTGAG TGTAATCGTCTACTGAGATGGTGCCCCTCTCCAGATTGCAGTAATGCAATTAAAGTGCAATATGTGGAACCACACAAAGTAACCTGTAAATGTAACCACACTTTCTGTTTTGCCTGTGGAGAAAATTGGCATGATCCTGTCAAGTGCCACTTACTAAAGAAGtggattaaaaaatgtgatgatGACTCTGAGACAAGCAATTGGATTGCTGCCAATACAAAAGAATGCCCGAGATGTAATGTGACTATAGAGAAAGATGGAGGTTGCAACCATATGGTTtgtaaaaaccaaaattgcAAAGCAGACTTTTGTTGGGTCTGTTTAGGGCCATGGGAACCTCATGGCAGTTCTTGGTATAATTGCAATCG CTACGATGAAGATGAAGCAAAAGCTGCTCGTGATGCGCAAGAAAGATCTCGTTCTGCCCTCCAACGGTATTTGTTCTATTGTAACAGATACATGAATCACATGGCGTCGTTAAAGTTCGAGCATAAACTCTATGCTTCGGTAAAAGAGAAAATGGAAGAAATGCAGCAACATAATATGAGCTGGATTGAGGTTCAGTTCTTAAAAAGAGCAGTTGATATTTTATGTCAGTGTAGGCAAACGCTTATGTACACTTATGTCTTTGCCTATTACCTGCAAAAGAACAATCAGTCTGTGATTTTCGAAGATAACCAGAAAGATCTAGAAAGTGCTACTGAGACGTTGTCCGAGTATTTGGAGAGGGATATTACGTCTGAAAACTTAGCAGATATTAAGCAGAAAGTGCAGGATAAATACAG ATACTGTGATAGTAGGAGGAAAGTTTTACTGGAGCATGTTCACGAGGGTTACGAAAAAGAGTGGTGGGATTATAATGAATAA